From one Rhodamnia argentea isolate NSW1041297 chromosome 1, ASM2092103v1, whole genome shotgun sequence genomic stretch:
- the LOC115726499 gene encoding mitogen-activated protein kinase kinase kinase 3 isoform X2 yields MPAWWSRKSNKTREDAPTHHPSPAKSSIKSDAKRKPNSFDDVVSSRNSPRNSRDFGGTAGGPAGEFAGFDSDRGLPLPRPSVSSVQDPLNGSVSVSSVSSSGSSDDHQLVNGHAQLGVQRGLSDAKCTARPRSPGPCSRGPTSPTSPLHTRLSGFSLDSPQSGRHDDSRSQCHPLPLPPGSPTSPSSLPNNRNSGAPESPTFTLSKWKKGRLLGRGTFGQVYLGFNSEGGKMCAIKEVRIASDDQTLKESFKQLNQEINLLSQLRHPNIVRYFGSELGEDTLSVYLEYVSGGSIHKLLQEYGAFEEPVIQNYTRQITSGLAYLHGRNVVHRDIKGANILVDPNGEIKLVDFGMAKHITSCQSMLSFKGSPYWMAPEVVMNTNGYNLAVDLWSLGCTVLEMATSKPPWSQYEGVAAIFKIGNSKDMPEIPDHLSNDAKSFIRLCLQREPSARPTAAQLLDHPFIRDLATSRVSNISITRNAFPSVFEGTRTPPALDLHPNRGSVTPGSMTPPEVDYPRQPVGMVSLPNRGSVTPGSMTPPEVDYTRKPAGMLSPSRGLRSPRNDVRMITSLPVSPSSSPLRHFGNAHRSGFLSPPHPAYAPAGQSAYTLNDYSIYPTRPNTRQPLDPWHETALFSSRTPSGSPRRALI; encoded by the exons ATGCCTGCTTGGTGGTCGAGGAAATCCAACAAGACCCGAGAGGACGCCCCCACCCACCACCCAAGTCCCGCCAAATCGTCCATCAAGAGCGACGCCAAGAGGAAGCCCAACAGCTTCGACGACGTCGTCTCCTCGAGGAATTCGCCGCGGAACAGCAGGGATTTCGGGGGGACCGCCGGCGGGCCGGCTGGCGAGTTCGCGGGCTTCGATTCGGATCGGGGCCTCCCCTTGCCTCGGCCCTCGGTCTCGTCCGTTCAAGATCCCTTGAATGGGTCGGTCTCCGTCTCGAGCGTGAGCTCGTCCGGCTCGTCCGATGATCACCAGTTGGTCAATGGTCATGCCCAATTGGGAGTCCAGAG GGGACTTAGTGATGCAAAGTGCACTGCAAGGCCAAGGAGCCCCGGTCCTTGTTCGAGGGGGCCCACAAGCCCCACATCGCCTCTTCATACGCGCTTGTCAGGTTTCAGTCTTGATTCTCCACAATCAGGAAGGCATGACGATAGTAGGAGCCAATGCCATCCACTGCCTCTTCCCCCGGGTTCTCCTACAAGCCCTTCTTCATTGCCCAACAACAGAAACAGTGGGGCGCCTGAAAGCCCGACTTTTACCCTTTCAAAATGGAAGAAGGGAAGACTTCTGGGAAGAGGAACTTTTGGTCAGGTTTACCTTGGATTCAACAG TGAAGGAGGGAAAATGTGTGCCATAAAGGAAGTTAGGATTGCTTCAGATGATCAGACATTAAAAGAGAGTTTTAAGCAGCTTAATCAG GAGATAAACTTGCTTAGTCAACTTCGTCATCCAAATATCGTGCGATACTTTGGAAGTGAATTG GGAGAAGATACACTCTCAGTTTATCTTGAGTATGTATCTGGTGGTTCAATCCACAAATTACTCCAGGAGTATGGTGCGTTTGAGGAACCTGTTATTCAAAATTATACTAGGCAGATTACTTCTGGCCTTGCCTACTTGCATGGAAGAAATGTGGTGCACAG GGACATTAAAGGCGCAAATATTTTAGTTGATCCCAATGGTGAGATCAAATTGGTGGACTTTGGCATGGCGAAGCAT ATAACATCTTGCCAATCAATGCTTTCTTTCAAGGGTAGCCCTTACTGGATGGCACCtgag GTTGTGATGAACACGAATGGCTACAATTTGGCTGTCGATTTGTGGAGCCTGGGATGTACTGTTCTTGAAATGGCAACATCAAAGCCGCCTTGGAGTCAGTATGAAGGG GTGGCtgccattttcaaaattggaaatagCAAAGATATGCCTGAAATTCCCGATCACCTTTCTAAtgatgccaaaagtttcataAGGCTGTGTCTGCAGCGCGAACCATCGGCCCGCCCCACAGCTGCACAGCTACTTGACCATCCTTTTATTCGGGACCTCGCAACATCAAGGGTATCTAACATTAGCATAACCAGAAATGCCTTCCCTTCAGTGTTTGAGGGGACCCGCACTCCG CCAGCACTGGATCTCCATCCCAACAGAGGAAGCGTGACTCCAGGAAGTATGACTCCTCCTGAAGTGGACTACCCGAGACAGCCAGTTGGAATGGTCTCTCTCCCCAACAGAGGAAGTGTGACTCCAGGAAGTATGACTCCTCCTGAAGTGGACTACACTAGAAAGCCAGCAGGAATGCTTTCTCCCTCGCGAGGCTTGAGAAGCCCAAG GAATGATGTGAGAATGATAACGTCTTTACCTGTGTCCCCAAGTTCAAGCCCATTGCGTCATTTTGGAAATGCACACAGGAGtggttttctctctcctcctcaccCTGCTTATGCTCCTGCTGGACAGAGTGCATACACCTTGAACGACTACTCCATATATCCCACAAGACCAAACACAAGACAGCCGCTGGATCCTTGGCACGAAACAGCTCTTTTCAGTTCTCGGACGCCCAGTGGATCCCCGAGAAGGGCACTTATTTGA
- the LOC115726499 gene encoding mitogen-activated protein kinase kinase kinase 3 isoform X3 — protein MPAWWSRKSNKTREDAPTHHPSPAKSSIKSDAKRKPNSFDDVVSSRNSPRNSRDFGGTAGGPAGEFAGFDSDRGLPLPRPSVSSVQDPLNGSVSVSSVSSSGSSDDHQLVNGHAQLGVQRGLSDAKCTARPRSPGPCSRGPTSPTSPLHTRLSGFSLDSPQSGRHDDSRSQCHPLPLPPGSPTSPSSLPNNRNSGAPESPTFTLSKWKKGRLLGRGTFGQVYLGFNSEGGKMCAIKEVRIASDDQTLKESFKQLNQEINLLSQLRHPNIVRYFGSELGEDTLSVYLEYVSGGSIHKLLQEYGAFEEPVIQNYTRQITSGLAYLHGRNVVHRDIKGANILVDPNGEIKLVDFGMAKHITSCQSMLSFKGSPYWMAPEVVMNTNGYNLAVDLWSLGCTVLEMATSKPPWSQYEGVAAIFKIGNSKDMPEIPDHLSNDAKSFIRLCLQREPSARPTAAQLLDHPFIRDLATSRVSNISITRNAFPSVFEGTRTPVKSSRMLLFLFILFLSEKECCTIYFEIMFV, from the exons ATGCCTGCTTGGTGGTCGAGGAAATCCAACAAGACCCGAGAGGACGCCCCCACCCACCACCCAAGTCCCGCCAAATCGTCCATCAAGAGCGACGCCAAGAGGAAGCCCAACAGCTTCGACGACGTCGTCTCCTCGAGGAATTCGCCGCGGAACAGCAGGGATTTCGGGGGGACCGCCGGCGGGCCGGCTGGCGAGTTCGCGGGCTTCGATTCGGATCGGGGCCTCCCCTTGCCTCGGCCCTCGGTCTCGTCCGTTCAAGATCCCTTGAATGGGTCGGTCTCCGTCTCGAGCGTGAGCTCGTCCGGCTCGTCCGATGATCACCAGTTGGTCAATGGTCATGCCCAATTGGGAGTCCAGAG GGGACTTAGTGATGCAAAGTGCACTGCAAGGCCAAGGAGCCCCGGTCCTTGTTCGAGGGGGCCCACAAGCCCCACATCGCCTCTTCATACGCGCTTGTCAGGTTTCAGTCTTGATTCTCCACAATCAGGAAGGCATGACGATAGTAGGAGCCAATGCCATCCACTGCCTCTTCCCCCGGGTTCTCCTACAAGCCCTTCTTCATTGCCCAACAACAGAAACAGTGGGGCGCCTGAAAGCCCGACTTTTACCCTTTCAAAATGGAAGAAGGGAAGACTTCTGGGAAGAGGAACTTTTGGTCAGGTTTACCTTGGATTCAACAG TGAAGGAGGGAAAATGTGTGCCATAAAGGAAGTTAGGATTGCTTCAGATGATCAGACATTAAAAGAGAGTTTTAAGCAGCTTAATCAG GAGATAAACTTGCTTAGTCAACTTCGTCATCCAAATATCGTGCGATACTTTGGAAGTGAATTG GGAGAAGATACACTCTCAGTTTATCTTGAGTATGTATCTGGTGGTTCAATCCACAAATTACTCCAGGAGTATGGTGCGTTTGAGGAACCTGTTATTCAAAATTATACTAGGCAGATTACTTCTGGCCTTGCCTACTTGCATGGAAGAAATGTGGTGCACAG GGACATTAAAGGCGCAAATATTTTAGTTGATCCCAATGGTGAGATCAAATTGGTGGACTTTGGCATGGCGAAGCAT ATAACATCTTGCCAATCAATGCTTTCTTTCAAGGGTAGCCCTTACTGGATGGCACCtgag GTTGTGATGAACACGAATGGCTACAATTTGGCTGTCGATTTGTGGAGCCTGGGATGTACTGTTCTTGAAATGGCAACATCAAAGCCGCCTTGGAGTCAGTATGAAGGG GTGGCtgccattttcaaaattggaaatagCAAAGATATGCCTGAAATTCCCGATCACCTTTCTAAtgatgccaaaagtttcataAGGCTGTGTCTGCAGCGCGAACCATCGGCCCGCCCCACAGCTGCACAGCTACTTGACCATCCTTTTATTCGGGACCTCGCAACATCAAGGGTATCTAACATTAGCATAACCAGAAATGCCTTCCCTTCAGTGTTTGAGGGGACCCGCACTCCGGTAAAGTCTTCTAGAATGCTTTTGT TTTTGTTCATActttttttaagtgaaaaagAGTGTTGCACTATCTACTTTGAGATTATGTTTGTCTAA
- the LOC115726499 gene encoding mitogen-activated protein kinase kinase kinase 3 isoform X1: MPAWWSRKSNKTREDAPTHHPSPAKSSIKSDAKRKPNSFDDVVSSRNSPRNSRDFGGTAGGPAGEFAGFDSDRGLPLPRPSVSSVQDPLNGSVSVSSVSSSGSSDDHQLVNGHAQLGVQRGLSDAKCTARPRSPGPCSRGPTSPTSPLHTRLSGFSLDSPQSGRHDDSRSQCHPLPLPPGSPTSPSSLPNNRNSGAPESPTFTLSKWKKGRLLGRGTFGQVYLGFNSEGGKMCAIKEVRIASDDQTLKESFKQLNQEINLLSQLRHPNIVRYFGSELGEDTLSVYLEYVSGGSIHKLLQEYGAFEEPVIQNYTRQITSGLAYLHGRNVVHRDIKGANILVDPNGEIKLVDFGMAKHITSCQSMLSFKGSPYWMAPEVVMNTNGYNLAVDLWSLGCTVLEMATSKPPWSQYEGVAAIFKIGNSKDMPEIPDHLSNDAKSFIRLCLQREPSARPTAAQLLDHPFIRDLATSRVSNISITRNAFPSVFEGTRTPPALDLHPNRGSVTPGSMTPPEVDYPRQPVGMVSLPNRGSVTPGSMTPPEVDYTRKPAGMLSPSRGLRSPSRNDVRMITSLPVSPSSSPLRHFGNAHRSGFLSPPHPAYAPAGQSAYTLNDYSIYPTRPNTRQPLDPWHETALFSSRTPSGSPRRALI; encoded by the exons ATGCCTGCTTGGTGGTCGAGGAAATCCAACAAGACCCGAGAGGACGCCCCCACCCACCACCCAAGTCCCGCCAAATCGTCCATCAAGAGCGACGCCAAGAGGAAGCCCAACAGCTTCGACGACGTCGTCTCCTCGAGGAATTCGCCGCGGAACAGCAGGGATTTCGGGGGGACCGCCGGCGGGCCGGCTGGCGAGTTCGCGGGCTTCGATTCGGATCGGGGCCTCCCCTTGCCTCGGCCCTCGGTCTCGTCCGTTCAAGATCCCTTGAATGGGTCGGTCTCCGTCTCGAGCGTGAGCTCGTCCGGCTCGTCCGATGATCACCAGTTGGTCAATGGTCATGCCCAATTGGGAGTCCAGAG GGGACTTAGTGATGCAAAGTGCACTGCAAGGCCAAGGAGCCCCGGTCCTTGTTCGAGGGGGCCCACAAGCCCCACATCGCCTCTTCATACGCGCTTGTCAGGTTTCAGTCTTGATTCTCCACAATCAGGAAGGCATGACGATAGTAGGAGCCAATGCCATCCACTGCCTCTTCCCCCGGGTTCTCCTACAAGCCCTTCTTCATTGCCCAACAACAGAAACAGTGGGGCGCCTGAAAGCCCGACTTTTACCCTTTCAAAATGGAAGAAGGGAAGACTTCTGGGAAGAGGAACTTTTGGTCAGGTTTACCTTGGATTCAACAG TGAAGGAGGGAAAATGTGTGCCATAAAGGAAGTTAGGATTGCTTCAGATGATCAGACATTAAAAGAGAGTTTTAAGCAGCTTAATCAG GAGATAAACTTGCTTAGTCAACTTCGTCATCCAAATATCGTGCGATACTTTGGAAGTGAATTG GGAGAAGATACACTCTCAGTTTATCTTGAGTATGTATCTGGTGGTTCAATCCACAAATTACTCCAGGAGTATGGTGCGTTTGAGGAACCTGTTATTCAAAATTATACTAGGCAGATTACTTCTGGCCTTGCCTACTTGCATGGAAGAAATGTGGTGCACAG GGACATTAAAGGCGCAAATATTTTAGTTGATCCCAATGGTGAGATCAAATTGGTGGACTTTGGCATGGCGAAGCAT ATAACATCTTGCCAATCAATGCTTTCTTTCAAGGGTAGCCCTTACTGGATGGCACCtgag GTTGTGATGAACACGAATGGCTACAATTTGGCTGTCGATTTGTGGAGCCTGGGATGTACTGTTCTTGAAATGGCAACATCAAAGCCGCCTTGGAGTCAGTATGAAGGG GTGGCtgccattttcaaaattggaaatagCAAAGATATGCCTGAAATTCCCGATCACCTTTCTAAtgatgccaaaagtttcataAGGCTGTGTCTGCAGCGCGAACCATCGGCCCGCCCCACAGCTGCACAGCTACTTGACCATCCTTTTATTCGGGACCTCGCAACATCAAGGGTATCTAACATTAGCATAACCAGAAATGCCTTCCCTTCAGTGTTTGAGGGGACCCGCACTCCG CCAGCACTGGATCTCCATCCCAACAGAGGAAGCGTGACTCCAGGAAGTATGACTCCTCCTGAAGTGGACTACCCGAGACAGCCAGTTGGAATGGTCTCTCTCCCCAACAGAGGAAGTGTGACTCCAGGAAGTATGACTCCTCCTGAAGTGGACTACACTAGAAAGCCAGCAGGAATGCTTTCTCCCTCGCGAGGCTTGAGAAGCCCAAG cAGGAATGATGTGAGAATGATAACGTCTTTACCTGTGTCCCCAAGTTCAAGCCCATTGCGTCATTTTGGAAATGCACACAGGAGtggttttctctctcctcctcaccCTGCTTATGCTCCTGCTGGACAGAGTGCATACACCTTGAACGACTACTCCATATATCCCACAAGACCAAACACAAGACAGCCGCTGGATCCTTGGCACGAAACAGCTCTTTTCAGTTCTCGGACGCCCAGTGGATCCCCGAGAAGGGCACTTATTTGA